From Mariprofundus sp. NF, one genomic window encodes:
- a CDS encoding PilZ domain-containing protein, protein MGVEQRKEERSSAPELSKGELFHPGSGQYLHVESVRDVSFTGIGLRVCSPLDEGEEIQLGFKYFGRAGFQIYGRVVWCSPVSEEAAGDQSSGAFMMGISM, encoded by the coding sequence ATGGGCGTTGAACAACGTAAAGAAGAGCGCAGCTCTGCCCCTGAGCTGTCGAAAGGCGAGCTGTTCCATCCCGGTTCAGGCCAATACCTGCATGTGGAAAGTGTACGTGATGTCTCATTTACAGGTATTGGCTTGCGAGTATGTTCTCCTCTGGATGAAGGTGAGGAGATTCAGTTGGGCTTTAAATATTTTGGCAGGGCCGGCTTTCAAATCTATGGTCGCGTGGTCTGGTGCTCTCCTGTCTCAGAAGAGGCTGCTGGCGATCAGTCCAGCGGCGCATTTATGATGGGGATCAGTATGTAG